One Lucilia cuprina isolate Lc7/37 chromosome 4, ASM2204524v1, whole genome shotgun sequence DNA segment encodes these proteins:
- the LOC124419424 gene encoding uncharacterized protein LOC124419424 isoform X2 — protein sequence MLNDQRVKNDCLISGVKAETEIGAAQAVINLSKNVCVDLEEANIEDAYFLKKKNSANPKQALVVKFSSKVSKAKNLLSFSIMQKL from the exons ATGTTGAATGATCAACGCGTAAAAAATGATTGTCTTATAAGCGGTGTAAAGGCGGAAACTGAAATTGGTGCAGCTCAAGCTGTtattaatttatctaaaaatgtttGTGTGGATTTAGAAGAAGCTAACATAGAAGATgcttactttttaaaaaagaagaattctGCTAATCCGAAACAAGCTCTAGTGGTGAAATTCAGTTCCAAAGTGTCAAAAG CAAAGAATCTCTTGAGCTTTTCAATTATGCAAAAACTTTGA
- the LOC124419424 gene encoding uncharacterized protein LOC124419424 isoform X1 yields MLNDQRVKNDCLISGVKAETEIGAAQAVINLSKNVCVDLEEANIEDAYFLKKKNSANPKQALVVKFSSKVSKESLELFNYAKTLKSIGYHSIFTTGGRIYARKVAFGRGKVIKCEEDVDNILLEATTKNIRMSKSKRQQEVPDEDSNCSDEEAQSQFMSPV; encoded by the exons ATGTTGAATGATCAACGCGTAAAAAATGATTGTCTTATAAGCGGTGTAAAGGCGGAAACTGAAATTGGTGCAGCTCAAGCTGTtattaatttatctaaaaatgtttGTGTGGATTTAGAAGAAGCTAACATAGAAGATgcttactttttaaaaaagaagaattctGCTAATCCGAAACAAGCTCTAGTGGTGAAATTCAGTTCCAAAGTGTCAAAAG AATCTCTTGAGCTTTTCAATTATGCAAAAACTTTGAAATCTATTGGGTATCACTCTATCTTCACAACTGGAGGGAGAATTTATGCAAGAAAAGTAGCATTTGGAAGGGGCAAAGTCATTAAGTGTGAAGAAGATGTTGATAATATACTTTTAGAAgccacaacaaaaaatataagaatgtCAAAATCAAAACGTCAACAAGAAGTTCCAGATGAAGATTCTAATTGTTCTGATGAAGAAGCACAATCTCAATTTATGTCGCCAGTCTAA